A single window of Nicotiana sylvestris chromosome 5, ASM39365v2, whole genome shotgun sequence DNA harbors:
- the LOC138868822 gene encoding uncharacterized protein — MYFPDKEVSFVGEDITQTYDGWRMFFDGDANFKGVGIGAILVPEIGQHYLVLEEWARKNIKILPYLYHVQELMKRFTKIEFKHVPRIQNEFADTLATLSSIIQHPDKNFIDPIPVRIHNYPVYCAHVEEEMNRNLWFHDIKEYMAKGEYPEHANHTKNAHSEDCPTISSKVDEFYIEGLQT; from the exons atgtattttcccgataaagaagtatcatttgtaggagaagatatCACCCAAActtatgacggttggagaatgttcttcgatggggacgcaaacttcaaaggagtgggtattggagccATTTTGGTGCCAGAGATAGGTCAGCACTACCTG GTTCTAGAAGAGTGGGctagaaaaaatatcaaaatactACCGTATCTGTATCATGTGCAAGAGTTGATGaaaagattcacaaagatagaattcaaacatgttccgagaatccagaatgagtttgcagaCACATTGGCCACTTTGTCTTCCATAATACAACACCCggataagaatttcatcgatcctatTCCAGTAAGAATCCATAATTATCCAGTTTATtgcgctcatgttgaagaagaaatgaaTAGGAAtctgtggttccatgatatcaaggaatacatggcaaaaggagaatacccggagcatgcaaatcatactAAAAATGCACACTCCGAAGATTGTCcaaccatttcttccaaagtggatGAATTCTATATAGAAGGACTCCAGACCTAG